From uncultured Roseateles sp., the proteins below share one genomic window:
- a CDS encoding DUF1611 domain-containing protein, with product MISLRKPYLLFLGDVQTRWEAKTALGVADWCPDDVIGELALPGAQASTGQPALSIRQAAECGAGSLLIGVAPAGGHLPEAWIAVLLQAVEAGLDIVSGLHSKLSDIPALVAAAQARGVKLHDVRHSDWPRVTGTGKKRSGQRLLTVGTDCALGKKYTALALTRELQALGVAASFRATGQTGVMIAGSGVALDAVVADFIAGVAEQLSPDNAADHWDIVEGQGSLFHPAYAGVTLGLLHGSQPDAIVLCHDPARSHIATCPDTPIPALDEAIAAYLQAGRLTNRGIRCVGISINSSSLSDAAWADYRARLEAELKLPVVDPMRGGVARIAAALAQHRPAPTA from the coding sequence ATGATCTCTCTGCGCAAACCCTATCTCCTCTTCCTCGGCGATGTCCAGACCCGCTGGGAGGCCAAGACCGCACTCGGCGTGGCCGACTGGTGCCCCGACGACGTCATCGGCGAGCTGGCCCTGCCCGGCGCCCAGGCCTCCACCGGCCAGCCCGCGCTGAGCATCCGCCAGGCCGCCGAGTGCGGTGCGGGCTCGCTGCTGATCGGCGTCGCGCCGGCCGGTGGCCACCTGCCCGAGGCCTGGATCGCCGTGCTGCTGCAAGCTGTCGAGGCCGGCCTGGACATCGTCAGCGGCCTGCATTCGAAGCTCAGCGACATCCCGGCGCTGGTGGCCGCAGCACAGGCCCGCGGCGTGAAGCTGCACGACGTGCGCCACAGCGACTGGCCCCGCGTCACCGGCACCGGCAAAAAGCGCAGCGGCCAGCGCCTGCTGACCGTGGGCACCGACTGCGCGCTGGGCAAGAAGTACACCGCGCTGGCGCTGACCCGCGAGCTGCAGGCGCTGGGCGTGGCCGCGAGCTTCCGTGCCACGGGCCAGACCGGCGTGATGATCGCGGGGTCAGGCGTTGCCCTGGACGCCGTGGTGGCCGACTTCATCGCCGGCGTGGCCGAGCAGCTGTCGCCCGACAACGCGGCCGACCACTGGGACATCGTCGAAGGCCAGGGTTCGTTGTTCCATCCCGCCTATGCCGGCGTCACCCTGGGCCTGCTGCATGGCTCGCAGCCCGACGCCATCGTGCTCTGCCACGACCCGGCGCGCAGCCATATCGCGACCTGCCCCGATACGCCCATCCCCGCGCTGGACGAGGCCATCGCGGCTTATCTGCAGGCGGGCCGGCTGACCAACCGCGGGATCCGCTGCGTGGGCATCAGCATCAACTCGTCTTCGCTGTCGGACGCCGCCTGGGCCGACTACCGGGCCCGCCTGGAAGCCGAACTGAAGCTGCCCGTGGTCGATCCGATGCGCGGTGGCGTGGCCAGGATTGCCGCAGCACTGGCGCAGCACCGGCCCGCGCCCACGGCTTAA
- the mdcC gene encoding malonate decarboxylase acyl carrier protein, producing the protein MSSFPSGLETLHYSFPGQVQAGSFPPVLVGVVGSGNLEVLLEPAAGTNCDIRIETSARGFGTIWEAVVRDFHQRHPLAGVRLSLNDMGATPAVVSLRLDQAVSELTP; encoded by the coding sequence ATGAGCAGCTTTCCCTCGGGGCTCGAAACCCTGCACTACAGCTTCCCGGGCCAGGTCCAGGCCGGCAGCTTTCCTCCCGTTCTGGTCGGCGTCGTCGGCTCGGGCAACCTCGAAGTCCTGCTGGAACCGGCCGCGGGCACGAACTGCGACATCCGGATCGAGACCTCGGCGCGGGGCTTCGGCACGATCTGGGAGGCGGTGGTGCGTGACTTCCATCAACGCCACCCGCTGGCCGGCGTGCGCCTGTCGCTCAACGACATGGGCGCCACGCCTGCGGTGGTCAGCCTGCGGCTCGACCAGGCCGTCTCGGAGCTGACGCCATGA
- the mdcG gene encoding malonate decarboxylase holo-[acyl-carrier-protein] synthase: MTPLHRHQLALLGEAGWRSIQDRDWDATARDCLAHWAAERLPLVVTRQVASAGEDAVALGLPAPGRWSRRRLALSVARSEVLYFDEFPSAEKVCSHLPMAARGAWRALCAGLKAVHANAHVYGSYGWELLSGLDHVRRGSDIDLWLSVADAEQADAVTACLQAFSGGSLRLDGELMFADGSAVAWREWQAWRSGQVKALLVKSLGGSALVRSPAGHGPATLLEAR, from the coding sequence ATGACGCCCTTGCATCGACATCAGCTTGCCCTGCTTGGCGAAGCCGGCTGGCGCAGCATTCAAGACCGCGACTGGGATGCGACCGCGCGCGACTGTCTCGCCCACTGGGCCGCGGAGCGCCTGCCCCTGGTCGTGACACGGCAGGTCGCTTCGGCGGGTGAGGATGCCGTTGCGCTGGGCCTGCCGGCCCCCGGTCGCTGGAGCCGACGCCGCCTGGCCCTCAGCGTCGCGCGCAGCGAGGTGCTGTACTTCGACGAATTTCCCAGCGCCGAGAAGGTTTGCAGCCATCTGCCGATGGCAGCGCGTGGGGCCTGGCGCGCACTGTGCGCCGGCCTCAAAGCCGTCCACGCCAATGCGCACGTCTACGGCAGCTACGGCTGGGAGCTGCTGAGCGGGCTCGACCATGTGCGCAGGGGTTCGGACATCGACCTGTGGCTGTCGGTCGCGGACGCGGAACAGGCCGACGCGGTCACCGCCTGCCTGCAAGCCTTTTCGGGCGGGTCACTGCGGCTGGACGGCGAGTTGATGTTTGCAGACGGCAGCGCCGTGGCCTGGCGAGAATGGCAGGCCTGGCGCAGCGGGCAGGTCAAGGCGCTGCTGGTCAAGTCGCTTGGCGGCAGTGCCCTGGTTCGCTCGCCGGCCGGGCATGGGCCGGCAACCCTGCTGGAGGCCCGGTGA
- a CDS encoding TRAP transporter small permease codes for MVVLGMLALLVASVVLTSSVVSRYLMKASTDWQDEAAVFCLVGATFLCGAFVQSMRGHVGIEAIAGLLPQSLNRLRLMLVDLLSVLFCTFFAWKSWSLFHEAWVEGQTTSSSWAPPLWIPYALMAAGMSLLALQILVQLTARLNALTGKGVTA; via the coding sequence ATGGTGGTGCTGGGCATGCTGGCCCTGCTGGTGGCCTCGGTCGTGCTCACCTCCAGCGTCGTGTCGCGCTACCTGATGAAGGCATCGACCGACTGGCAGGATGAGGCGGCCGTGTTCTGCCTCGTAGGGGCCACCTTTCTGTGCGGGGCCTTTGTGCAGTCGATGCGCGGCCACGTGGGCATAGAAGCCATTGCCGGCCTGCTGCCGCAATCACTGAACCGGCTGCGGCTGATGCTGGTGGACCTGCTCAGTGTGCTGTTCTGCACCTTCTTTGCGTGGAAGTCCTGGTCGCTGTTCCACGAGGCCTGGGTCGAGGGGCAGACGACCTCGTCCTCCTGGGCGCCGCCGCTGTGGATTCCCTACGCGCTGATGGCCGCCGGCATGAGCCTGCTGGCCCTGCAGATCCTCGTTCAACTGACGGCGCGGCTGAATGCCCTGACCGGCAAGGGAGTCACAGCATGA
- a CDS encoding biotin-independent malonate decarboxylase subunit beta, producing MSAHVSLSYAECSARERLMHLVDAGSFHEWLPPAERVTSPHLAQLGVPSAFDDGVAIGRATLAGRPVFIAAQEGEFMGGGVGEVHGAKLVGLLQRALRERPAAVLLLAESGGVRLHEANAGLIAVSEVMRALLDVRAEGIPVIVLIGGANGCFGGMGIVARCADHIVMSDLGRLAMSGPEVIEASHGVEEFDSRDRALVWRTTGGKHRWLSGDCDALVDDDVAAFRAAAIAALDAATFVTLARLEDEHALLAARLQLLPDSVSGDEAVALWERLGIADAQRVPDLDVDAVRAQRPA from the coding sequence ATGAGCGCCCACGTCTCGCTGAGCTACGCCGAATGCTCGGCGCGCGAGCGGCTCATGCACCTGGTCGACGCCGGCAGTTTCCATGAATGGCTGCCGCCCGCCGAGCGCGTGACCAGCCCGCATCTGGCGCAACTCGGCGTGCCCTCGGCCTTCGATGACGGCGTGGCGATTGGCCGCGCGACGCTGGCCGGTCGCCCTGTCTTCATCGCCGCCCAGGAGGGCGAGTTCATGGGTGGCGGTGTCGGCGAGGTGCACGGGGCCAAGCTGGTCGGCCTGCTGCAACGCGCGCTGCGCGAGCGCCCCGCCGCGGTACTGCTGCTGGCCGAATCGGGCGGGGTGCGCCTGCACGAAGCCAACGCCGGGCTGATCGCGGTGTCCGAAGTCATGCGTGCCCTGCTCGATGTCCGCGCCGAGGGCATTCCCGTCATCGTGCTGATCGGCGGCGCCAACGGCTGCTTCGGCGGCATGGGCATCGTGGCGCGCTGCGCCGACCACATCGTGATGAGCGATCTGGGCCGCCTGGCCATGTCCGGCCCCGAGGTGATCGAGGCCTCGCACGGGGTCGAGGAATTCGATTCCCGGGACCGCGCGCTGGTGTGGCGCACGACGGGCGGCAAGCACCGCTGGCTCAGCGGCGACTGCGACGCGCTGGTGGATGACGACGTGGCCGCTTTCCGCGCGGCGGCCATCGCAGCCCTCGACGCAGCCACCTTCGTGACACTCGCCCGGCTGGAAGACGAGCATGCCCTGCTGGCGGCGCGGCTGCAGCTCCTACCCGACAGTGTGAGCGGCGACGAGGCCGTGGCCTTGTGGGAGCGCCTGGGCATTGCCGACGCGCAGCGGGTGCCCGATCTGGACGTGGATGCGGTACGCGCACAGCGCCCGGCGTGA
- a CDS encoding TRAP transporter large permease, giving the protein MSMLAIGLFFGLVTLVFMFSGAPISFALGSVAVLFMYLFMPASALDTVTQNVYEEMASITLLSIPLFILKGAAIGKSRAGQDLYAAMHVWMGRIPGGLGIANVFACALFAAMAGSSPATCSAIGSAGIPEMRKRGYSPGFAAGIIAAGGTLGILLPPSITMILYAVAAEQSLGRLFLAGIFPGVLLVGLFAAYAAFRYRKEYKLAEAEYQRSGTASALLANETFTNREKFEMLPRVVPFVLLLVGVMVALYGGFATPSETAGLGALLALGLIAGIYGVWRPKDVAPILTSTLKESTMLMLIIGMSLLFSYVMSFLHISQSTAEWIVGMQLSKWVLLAAVLLMVILLGFFLPPVSIILMTAPIILPPLKAAGFDLIWFGVLMTIVMETGLIHPPVGLNIFVIKNIAPDIPLSDIIWGVLPFVVLMLLAVVLICVFPGIATGLPDAVMGVVAAKP; this is encoded by the coding sequence ATGAGCATGCTCGCCATCGGTTTGTTCTTCGGCCTGGTCACGCTGGTCTTCATGTTCTCCGGCGCGCCGATCTCGTTCGCGCTGGGCAGCGTGGCCGTGCTGTTCATGTATCTGTTCATGCCCGCCTCGGCGCTGGACACGGTGACGCAGAACGTCTACGAGGAGATGGCCAGCATCACCCTGCTGTCGATCCCGCTCTTCATCCTCAAGGGCGCGGCCATAGGCAAGTCGCGCGCGGGCCAGGACCTGTATGCGGCCATGCATGTGTGGATGGGCCGCATCCCCGGCGGCCTGGGTATCGCCAATGTGTTCGCCTGTGCGCTGTTCGCCGCCATGGCCGGCTCCAGCCCGGCCACCTGCTCGGCCATCGGCAGCGCCGGCATCCCGGAGATGCGCAAGCGCGGCTATTCGCCGGGCTTTGCCGCCGGCATCATTGCCGCCGGCGGCACCCTGGGCATCCTGCTGCCGCCGTCAATCACGATGATTCTTTATGCGGTCGCCGCGGAGCAATCGCTGGGCCGGCTGTTCCTGGCCGGCATCTTCCCCGGGGTGCTGCTGGTCGGCCTGTTCGCGGCCTACGCAGCCTTCCGCTACCGCAAGGAATACAAGCTGGCCGAGGCCGAGTACCAGCGCTCGGGCACCGCCTCGGCCCTGCTCGCCAACGAGACCTTCACCAACCGCGAGAAGTTCGAGATGCTGCCGCGGGTCGTGCCTTTCGTGCTGCTGCTGGTGGGTGTAATGGTGGCGCTGTACGGCGGCTTCGCGACACCCAGCGAGACGGCGGGCCTGGGCGCGCTGCTGGCGCTGGGCCTGATTGCCGGCATCTACGGCGTCTGGCGCCCGAAGGACGTGGCCCCCATCCTCACCTCGACGCTGAAGGAGTCGACCATGCTGATGCTCATCATCGGCATGTCGCTGCTGTTCTCGTACGTGATGAGCTTTCTGCACATCAGCCAGTCGACGGCCGAGTGGATTGTCGGCATGCAGTTGTCGAAGTGGGTGCTGCTCGCCGCGGTGCTGCTGATGGTGATACTGCTTGGCTTCTTCCTGCCGCCGGTCAGCATCATCCTGATGACGGCGCCCATCATCCTGCCGCCGCTGAAGGCCGCCGGCTTCGACCTGATCTGGTTCGGCGTGCTGATGACCATCGTGATGGAGACCGGCCTGATCCATCCGCCGGTGGGCCTGAACATCTTCGTCATCAAGAACATCGCTCCGGACATTCCGCTGTCCGACATCATCTGGGGTGTGCTGCCCTTCGTCGTGCTGATGCTGCTGGCGGTGGTCCTGATCTGCGTGTTCCCCGGCATTGCCACCGGCCTGCCGGATGCGGTGATGGGTGTCGTGGCGGCCAAGCCATGA
- the dgcA gene encoding N-acetyl-D-Glu racemase DgcA: MKLSLHTERWATRSPFRITGTTFEAFESVVVELADEGWVGRGEALGVYYLQETAQDLLAQIEAQAAVLEQGLTRQDLQALLPPGGARNALDCALWDLEAKCLKSSIWALTGIAPRPLSTVFTIGIEASPAAMGDKAAAAQAHPLLKVKLDGDRPLERMRAIRAARPDARLVVDANQGWTLAQLTDVAPAMADLGVEMIEQPLPRGADAGLQGLRSPVPLCADESCLHLGELAQAAARYQMVNIKLDKAGGLTHGLALASAARERGMGVMVGCMGGSSLAMAPAFVLGCVADLVDIDGPLLQRRDRLEGLRYADGRADPPHADLWG; the protein is encoded by the coding sequence ATGAAGCTCAGCCTGCACACCGAGCGCTGGGCGACGCGCTCGCCCTTTCGCATCACCGGCACCACGTTCGAGGCCTTCGAGTCGGTGGTCGTCGAGTTGGCCGATGAAGGCTGGGTCGGCCGGGGCGAGGCGCTGGGCGTCTATTACCTGCAGGAGACGGCCCAGGACCTGCTGGCGCAGATCGAAGCCCAGGCGGCCGTGCTCGAGCAGGGCCTCACCCGCCAGGACCTGCAGGCCCTGCTGCCGCCGGGCGGTGCGCGCAATGCGCTGGACTGCGCGCTGTGGGATCTGGAGGCCAAATGCCTCAAGTCCAGCATCTGGGCCTTGACCGGCATCGCACCGAGGCCGCTGAGCACCGTGTTCACGATAGGCATCGAAGCCTCGCCGGCCGCGATGGGCGACAAGGCAGCAGCAGCCCAGGCCCATCCGCTGCTGAAGGTCAAGCTCGATGGCGATCGTCCGCTGGAGCGCATGCGTGCGATCCGCGCGGCGCGGCCGGATGCCCGCCTGGTCGTCGATGCCAACCAGGGCTGGACCTTGGCCCAGCTGACCGATGTGGCACCCGCCATGGCCGACCTGGGCGTGGAGATGATCGAGCAGCCGCTGCCCCGCGGGGCCGATGCCGGGCTGCAGGGCCTGCGCTCACCGGTACCGCTGTGCGCCGACGAGTCCTGCCTGCACCTGGGCGAGCTGGCGCAGGCCGCAGCGCGCTACCAGATGGTCAATATCAAGCTCGACAAGGCCGGCGGCCTCACCCACGGCCTGGCCCTGGCCTCAGCCGCCCGCGAGCGCGGCATGGGGGTGATGGTCGGCTGCATGGGCGGCAGCTCGCTGGCCATGGCCCCCGCCTTCGTGCTGGGCTGCGTGGCCGACCTGGTCGACATCGACGGCCCGCTGCTGCAAAGGCGCGACCGGCTCGAGGGTCTTCGCTACGCCGACGGGCGGGCAGATCCGCCACATGCCGATCTTTGGGGCTAA
- a CDS encoding biotin-independent malonate decarboxylase subunit gamma, which produces MDWNTLATALFGADHGIARDGDLLRGTVHFEGEPLTVVGTTHHAPIGVRLALAQARVVLDTVTQHPGRPILLLIDTQGQQLRRRDELLGINRAMAHLGMSIDFARRRGHRVLGLVYDQALSGGFITSGLIADACDALPEAEIRVMRIPAMARVTKLPEAMLTELSQTNPVFAPGVGNYVAMGGVRALWQGDLPAALRDALANAPVDDRRAQEGQQRGGRRLAAAVIQRVLDAA; this is translated from the coding sequence ATGGACTGGAATACCCTGGCCACGGCCTTGTTCGGCGCCGACCACGGCATCGCCCGGGACGGCGATCTGCTGCGCGGCACCGTGCACTTCGAGGGCGAGCCGCTCACGGTCGTCGGCACCACCCACCATGCGCCGATTGGTGTGCGGCTGGCACTGGCCCAGGCGCGCGTCGTGCTGGACACGGTCACGCAACATCCCGGCCGCCCCATCCTGCTGTTGATCGACACCCAGGGCCAGCAATTGCGCCGGCGCGACGAGCTGCTGGGCATCAACCGCGCGATGGCCCATCTGGGCATGAGCATCGACTTCGCACGGCGCCGCGGTCACCGCGTTCTCGGCCTGGTCTACGACCAGGCGCTGTCGGGCGGCTTCATCACCTCGGGTCTGATTGCCGACGCCTGCGATGCCCTGCCCGAGGCCGAGATTCGCGTCATGCGCATCCCCGCCATGGCACGCGTGACCAAGCTGCCCGAGGCGATGCTGACCGAGTTGTCGCAGACCAACCCGGTGTTCGCACCGGGCGTGGGCAACTATGTGGCGATGGGGGGCGTGCGCGCGCTGTGGCAGGGCGACCTGCCCGCCGCGCTGCGCGACGCGCTGGCCAACGCGCCTGTCGACGACAGGCGTGCGCAAGAGGGCCAGCAGCGCGGCGGTCGCCGGCTCGCCGCTGCCGTGATCCAGCGCGTGCTGGACGCGGCCTGA
- the dctP gene encoding TRAP transporter substrate-binding protein DctP produces the protein MHLDRRLFVQSLGLATAGLAGLPAFAQQSGGLKISHQFPSGSLTEGDFRDRLCRKFAAEVEKRTSGALKASVYPGSSLMKTNAQFSSMRKGALDMSLVPLSYAGGEVAETNIGLMPALVPSYEQGAAWKTAEVGKQLAKVLDAKGVLIVSWVWQAGGVASRARPLVTPDDAKGLKVRGGSREMDMMLKQAGASVITLPSNEIYAAMQTGAMDAAMTSSTSFISFKLEEIAKHLTSGRNKTYWFMFEPLMISKEVFSKLPKAQQDVVMAVGAELEVFARDAAKADDKLAAEIYAKAGAKVYDMDEPTLKKWQAIARDTAWKDFGEKNETCAALLKAAQVLL, from the coding sequence ATGCATCTCGACCGCCGCCTTTTCGTCCAGAGCCTCGGGCTCGCCACCGCCGGACTGGCGGGCCTGCCTGCATTCGCGCAGCAGTCGGGTGGGCTGAAGATTTCCCATCAATTCCCCAGCGGCTCGCTGACGGAGGGCGACTTCCGCGACCGCCTGTGCCGCAAGTTCGCCGCTGAGGTCGAGAAACGCACCAGCGGTGCGCTCAAGGCCTCGGTCTATCCCGGCTCATCGCTGATGAAGACCAATGCCCAGTTCTCCTCGATGCGCAAGGGCGCCCTGGACATGAGCCTGGTGCCCCTGTCCTATGCCGGCGGCGAGGTGGCCGAGACCAATATCGGCCTGATGCCGGCGCTGGTGCCCAGCTATGAGCAGGGCGCCGCCTGGAAGACCGCCGAAGTCGGCAAGCAGCTCGCCAAGGTGCTGGACGCCAAGGGCGTGCTGATCGTCAGCTGGGTTTGGCAGGCCGGTGGTGTGGCCAGCCGCGCCCGGCCGCTGGTGACACCGGACGACGCCAAGGGCCTGAAGGTGCGCGGCGGCAGCCGTGAGATGGACATGATGCTCAAGCAGGCGGGCGCCTCGGTCATCACCCTGCCGTCGAACGAGATCTATGCCGCCATGCAGACCGGGGCGATGGATGCGGCCATGACCTCCAGCACCAGCTTCATCTCCTTCAAGCTGGAAGAGATCGCCAAGCACCTGACCTCGGGCCGCAACAAGACCTACTGGTTCATGTTCGAGCCGCTGATGATCTCCAAGGAGGTGTTCAGCAAGCTGCCCAAGGCGCAGCAGGACGTGGTGATGGCGGTGGGCGCCGAGTTGGAAGTGTTCGCCCGCGATGCCGCCAAGGCCGACGACAAGCTGGCCGCGGAAATCTATGCCAAGGCCGGCGCCAAGGTCTACGACATGGACGAGCCCACCTTGAAGAAATGGCAGGCCATTGCCCGTGACACGGCATGGAAGGACTTTGGCGAGAAGAACGAAACCTGCGCGGCGCTGCTCAAGGCAGCTCAGGTGCTGTTGTGA
- a CDS encoding GntR family transcriptional regulator: MNRLSETLRESIEEEVATGKLAPGTHLDEIELARRFGVSRTPIREALSLLAGEGVVEIRPRRGAVVAQITPQRLVEMFEVMAELEAMCARLAARRIGAAELALLEAAHEGCRSAAATQDSDAYFYANEHFHHAIYTASHNNFLSDQAHALQRRLRPYRRLQLRVRNRLGKSFEEHQAVLDALRDGDGDRAVAAIRSHVMVQGERFNDLLAGLSQLEMQAQRAAPSLADAPGA, encoded by the coding sequence ATGAACCGACTTTCTGAAACCCTGCGTGAATCGATTGAGGAAGAGGTGGCCACCGGCAAGCTGGCGCCTGGCACCCATCTGGACGAGATCGAGTTGGCACGGCGGTTCGGTGTCTCGAGAACACCTATCCGTGAGGCGCTGAGCCTGCTGGCGGGCGAGGGGGTGGTCGAGATCCGCCCGCGACGCGGTGCGGTGGTGGCGCAGATCACGCCCCAGCGACTGGTGGAGATGTTCGAGGTGATGGCGGAGCTGGAGGCGATGTGCGCGCGTCTGGCTGCGCGCCGCATCGGCGCCGCCGAGCTGGCCTTGCTAGAGGCGGCGCATGAGGGTTGCCGCAGCGCCGCTGCGACACAGGACTCGGACGCCTACTTCTACGCCAACGAGCATTTCCACCATGCCATCTACACCGCCAGCCACAACAACTTCCTGAGCGATCAGGCGCACGCGCTGCAGCGCCGCTTGCGCCCCTATCGGCGGCTGCAGTTGCGCGTGCGCAATCGCCTGGGCAAGTCGTTCGAGGAGCATCAGGCGGTGCTCGATGCCCTGCGCGACGGTGATGGCGACCGCGCCGTTGCCGCCATTCGCAGCCACGTCATGGTGCAGGGCGAGCGCTTCAACGACCTGCTGGCCGGCCTGTCGCAGCTGGAGATGCAGGCGCAGCGGGCAGCGCCTTCCTTGGCCGACGCGCCGGGCGCTTAA
- the mdcA gene encoding malonate decarboxylase subunit alpha: MNARTDTRRWDTRAAGRAQRLERIANALGPALRGKRVDTDQAVALLNAALRPFDRVCLEGNNQKQADFLARALVGVDVQAVHDLHMVQSVLSLPEHLDVFELGIASKLDFSFSGPQGARLAQLVSQGGVQIGAIHTYLELFARYFVDLTPQVSLIAAHAADAQGNLYTGPNTEDTPAIVEATAFSGGLVIAQVNEIVDGVAHQLPRVDIPAGWVDYVILAPTPNVIEPLFTRDPAQISEIQVLMAMMAIKGIYAEYGVQRLNHGIGFDTAAIELLLPTYGESLGLRGKICKHWALNPHPALIPAIEAGWVESIHSFGSELGMEDYIRARSDVFFTGADGSLRSNRAFCQAAGHYACDLFIGSTLQMDLAGNSSTATLGRIAGFGGAPNMGADARGRRHSSPAWLKAGSEARAGLPGARGTPRGQKLVVQMVETFREHMQPAFVETLDAWQLAEQARMPLPPIMIYGDDVSHVLTEEGIANLLLCRSDEEREQAIRGVSGYTAVGLGRDRRMVENLRDRGVIRRPQDMGIDPREATRNLLAARSMRDLVRASGGLYHPPKRFRHW, translated from the coding sequence ATGAACGCGCGCACCGACACCCGCCGATGGGACACCCGCGCCGCGGGCCGCGCTCAGCGGCTGGAGCGCATAGCCAACGCGCTCGGCCCGGCGCTGCGCGGCAAGCGGGTGGACACCGATCAGGCGGTGGCCTTGCTGAACGCCGCGCTGCGCCCCTTCGACCGCGTCTGTCTGGAGGGCAACAACCAGAAGCAGGCCGACTTTCTGGCCCGCGCCCTGGTGGGGGTCGATGTGCAGGCCGTGCATGACTTGCACATGGTGCAGTCGGTGCTGTCGCTGCCTGAACACCTCGATGTGTTCGAACTCGGCATTGCATCAAAACTCGACTTCTCCTTCTCCGGTCCGCAGGGGGCACGACTGGCCCAACTGGTGTCGCAGGGCGGCGTGCAGATCGGTGCGATCCATACCTATCTGGAGCTGTTCGCGCGCTACTTCGTCGACCTGACGCCGCAGGTCTCGCTGATTGCAGCCCACGCCGCCGACGCGCAGGGCAACCTCTACACCGGGCCGAACACAGAAGACACGCCGGCCATCGTCGAGGCCACGGCCTTCAGTGGTGGCCTGGTCATCGCCCAGGTCAACGAGATCGTCGACGGGGTTGCCCATCAATTGCCGCGTGTGGACATCCCGGCAGGCTGGGTCGACTACGTGATCCTGGCACCCACTCCCAACGTCATCGAACCGCTGTTCACCCGCGACCCGGCACAGATCTCGGAGATCCAGGTCTTGATGGCCATGATGGCCATCAAGGGCATCTACGCCGAATACGGTGTGCAGCGGCTGAACCACGGCATAGGCTTCGACACCGCAGCGATCGAACTGCTGCTGCCCACCTATGGCGAGTCGCTGGGCCTGCGTGGCAAAATCTGCAAGCACTGGGCACTGAACCCGCACCCGGCGCTGATCCCGGCCATCGAGGCCGGCTGGGTCGAATCCATCCACTCCTTCGGGTCCGAACTGGGCATGGAGGACTACATCCGCGCCCGCTCCGATGTGTTCTTCACCGGTGCGGATGGCAGCCTGCGCAGCAACCGCGCGTTCTGCCAGGCCGCCGGCCACTACGCCTGCGACCTGTTCATCGGCTCGACGCTGCAGATGGACCTGGCCGGCAACAGCTCGACGGCAACGCTGGGCCGCATCGCCGGCTTTGGCGGCGCACCGAATATGGGGGCGGATGCCCGCGGCCGGCGCCACAGCAGCCCCGCCTGGCTGAAGGCCGGCAGCGAGGCCCGTGCCGGTTTGCCCGGCGCCCGAGGCACGCCCCGCGGCCAGAAGCTGGTGGTGCAGATGGTCGAGACCTTCCGCGAGCATATGCAGCCGGCCTTTGTCGAAACGCTGGATGCGTGGCAGCTGGCCGAGCAGGCCCGCATGCCGCTGCCACCCATCATGATTTACGGCGACGACGTCAGCCACGTCCTGACCGAGGAAGGCATCGCCAACCTGCTGCTGTGCCGCAGCGACGAGGAGCGCGAGCAGGCCATCCGCGGCGTCTCCGGCTACACCGCGGTCGGCCTGGGGCGCGACCGTCGCATGGTTGAAAACCTGCGCGACCGCGGCGTCATCCGGCGCCCGCAAGACATGGGCATAGACCCGCGCGAGGCCACCCGCAATCTGCTGGCCGCGCGCAGCATGCGCGACCTGGTGCGCGCCTCGGGCGGTCTCTACCACCCGCCCAAGCGCTTTCGCCACTGGTGA